Below is a genomic region from Pseudazoarcus pumilus.
CCCGCATGCGCCGGATGCGCCGCGACGAGTTCTCGCGTCGCCTGATGCGCGAACACCGCCTGAGCGCGGACGACCTGATCTACCCGGTCTTCGTGCTCGACGGGGAAGGGCGCACCGAGCGTGTCGCGTCCATGCCCGGCGTCGAACGTGTATCCATCGACCTGCTGCTGGGTGTGGCGAAGCAGGCGCTGGAACTGGGCGTGCCGGCGCTGGCGCTGTTTCCGGTGATCGATCCGGCGGGCAAGACGCCGGGCGCCGAGGAGGCATGGAACCCGGACGGGCTGGTGCAACGCGCGGTGCGCGCGCTCAAGCAGGCCTGCCCGGAGCTGGGCGTGATCACCGACGTCGCGCTCGACCCCTACACCAGTCACGGCCAGGACGGGCTGATCGACCCGACGGATCCGCGGGGCTACGTGATGAACGACGAGACGCTGGAGGCGCTCGCACGCCAGGCGCTGTCGCACGCGCATGCCGGAGCGGACGTGGTCGCGCCGTCGGACATGATGGACGGTCGCGTGGCGCGCATCCGCGCCACGCTCGACGCCGAAGGCTTCATCCATACGCGCATCCTGGCCTATTCGGCCAAGTACGCGTCGAGCTTCTATGGCCCGTTCCGTGACGCGGTGGGCTCGGCCGGCAATCTGGGCAAGGGCGACAAGCGGACCTACCAGATGGACCCGGCCAACTCCGACGAGGCCGTGCGCGAGGTCGCGCTCGACGTGTCCGAGGGCG
It encodes:
- the hemB gene encoding porphobilinogen synthase, with protein sequence MPPNPAFPATRMRRMRRDEFSRRLMREHRLSADDLIYPVFVLDGEGRTERVASMPGVERVSIDLLLGVAKQALELGVPALALFPVIDPAGKTPGAEEAWNPDGLVQRAVRALKQACPELGVITDVALDPYTSHGQDGLIDPTDPRGYVMNDETLEALARQALSHAHAGADVVAPSDMMDGRVARIRATLDAEGFIHTRILAYSAKYASSFYGPFRDAVGSAGNLGKGDKRTYQMDPANSDEAVREVALDVSEGADMFMVKPGMPYLDIVRRVKTELGVPTYAYQVSGEYAMLKAAAANGWLAERDCVLEALLAFKRAGADGILTYFALDAARWLREG